One genomic region from Skermania piniformis encodes:
- a CDS encoding acetyl-CoA C-acetyltransferase, protein MPVEDLAATVVGEVVTRSGVDPERIDDVVFAQSYANSEVPCVGRWVALHAGLPITVPGMQLDRRCGGGLQALATAAMMVQTGSADAVLAGGVESMSRIEYYSTATRWGVRAGNTQLYDRLDRGRERSQPESRFGRISGMIETAENLAQDYRITRADADAYAARSHQRATAAWKDGRFTDEVVPVPVPQHKGDPVVFAADEGVRPDSTVESLSKLRTLTPGGTVTAGNASQQNDAATACLVVAEDMLDELGLEPLGYLTGWAAAGCDPSRMGIGPVPAVAKLAARSGIDTRGLLDSLDLVELNEAFAVQVLAVLAGWDWADHDRLNVNGSGISLGHPIGATGMRMVTTLLHELKRCDGRKGLATMCIGGGQGLAAMVERA, encoded by the coding sequence CTGCCGGTCGAGGATCTCGCCGCGACCGTGGTCGGCGAGGTCGTCACCCGTTCCGGTGTCGACCCCGAGCGTATCGACGACGTCGTCTTCGCCCAGTCGTATGCCAACTCCGAAGTGCCCTGCGTGGGTCGCTGGGTCGCACTGCACGCCGGACTGCCGATCACCGTTCCCGGCATGCAGCTCGACCGCCGCTGCGGCGGCGGCCTGCAGGCACTGGCGACCGCCGCGATGATGGTGCAGACCGGCTCGGCCGATGCCGTACTCGCCGGCGGCGTGGAGTCGATGAGCCGCATCGAGTACTACTCGACCGCGACCCGCTGGGGTGTGCGCGCGGGCAACACCCAGTTGTACGACCGCCTCGACCGCGGCCGCGAGCGATCCCAGCCGGAATCCAGGTTCGGCCGCATCTCCGGAATGATCGAGACCGCCGAAAATCTCGCGCAGGACTACCGAATCACGCGGGCAGACGCGGATGCCTACGCTGCGCGCAGCCACCAACGCGCAACTGCTGCATGGAAAGATGGCCGTTTCACCGACGAGGTCGTGCCGGTACCGGTGCCACAACACAAGGGTGATCCGGTGGTCTTCGCGGCCGACGAGGGCGTACGGCCGGATTCCACTGTCGAGTCGCTGTCGAAGTTGCGGACCCTCACCCCCGGCGGAACGGTCACCGCCGGCAACGCGAGCCAGCAGAACGACGCGGCCACAGCGTGTCTTGTCGTCGCGGAGGACATGCTCGACGAACTCGGGCTCGAACCACTCGGATATCTCACCGGCTGGGCGGCTGCCGGATGCGACCCGTCCCGGATGGGGATCGGCCCGGTGCCCGCCGTGGCCAAGCTTGCCGCCCGTTCCGGCATCGACACTCGGGGCCTGCTGGACAGCCTCGACCTCGTCGAACTCAACGAGGCGTTCGCCGTGCAGGTTCTCGCAGTCCTCGCCGGCTGGGACTGGGCGGATCACGATCGGCTCAACGTCAACGGATCCGGGATCTCGCTCGGCCACCCGATCGGCGCGACCGGCATGCGCATGGTCACCACACTGCTGCACGAACTGAAGCGGTGCGACGGGCGAAAAGGACTGGCTACGATGTGTATCGGCGGTGGCCAAGGCCTGGCCGCCATGGTCGAAAGGGCATAG
- a CDS encoding acyl-CoA dehydrogenase family protein: protein MTLSDDEEQMVALVAEFVDERVRPRVREFEADDVYPAEFIDEMKKLGFFGMLVPAEYGGVDVSTACFARVTEELARGWMSLAGATGGHSVITYLIKTFGTDEQKAKYLPAMADGSIRATMALTEPAGGSDLQAMRTVATRDGDEWVIRGSKTWISNAAHSGLFGLLCITDRDATPSHRGMSVILVEPGDGLTISKKLPKLGYRGVEACELVFDGRRVGDDAILGGTPDNGWAHMMRGLEVGRIQVASRALGVGQAALNDAVKYAQERESFGKPIWKHQSVGNLLADMATKQRAARLLTLDAAEKLDAGERADMEAGMAKLFASETAMQIALDAIRVHGGYGYSKEYDVERYFRDAPLMIVGEGTNEIQRNVIAAQLIARNKS, encoded by the coding sequence ATGACACTGTCCGACGACGAGGAGCAGATGGTCGCTCTGGTGGCCGAGTTCGTCGACGAACGGGTCCGTCCGCGGGTGCGCGAGTTCGAGGCCGACGACGTCTATCCGGCCGAATTCATCGACGAGATGAAGAAATTGGGCTTCTTCGGGATGCTCGTACCCGCCGAGTACGGCGGCGTCGATGTCAGCACCGCCTGCTTCGCCCGGGTTACCGAGGAACTCGCCCGCGGCTGGATGAGCCTGGCCGGCGCGACCGGCGGCCACTCCGTCATCACCTACCTGATCAAAACCTTCGGCACCGACGAGCAGAAGGCGAAATACCTGCCCGCGATGGCCGACGGCAGCATCCGCGCCACCATGGCGCTCACCGAACCCGCGGGCGGCAGTGATCTGCAGGCGATGCGCACGGTCGCCACCCGAGACGGTGACGAGTGGGTGATCAGGGGCTCGAAAACGTGGATCTCCAACGCCGCACACTCCGGGCTGTTCGGCCTGCTCTGCATCACCGACCGGGACGCGACCCCGTCACACCGGGGCATGAGCGTGATCCTCGTGGAACCCGGCGACGGACTGACGATCTCGAAGAAGCTGCCGAAACTCGGCTACCGTGGCGTCGAGGCGTGCGAGCTCGTGTTCGACGGGCGCCGGGTCGGCGACGACGCAATCCTCGGCGGCACCCCCGACAACGGCTGGGCGCACATGATGCGCGGGCTCGAGGTGGGCCGCATCCAGGTCGCCTCCCGCGCGCTCGGCGTCGGCCAGGCCGCACTGAACGACGCGGTCAAGTACGCCCAGGAACGCGAATCGTTCGGCAAACCCATCTGGAAGCATCAGTCGGTCGGCAACCTGCTCGCCGACATGGCGACCAAGCAACGCGCGGCCCGGCTGCTCACCCTCGACGCCGCCGAGAAGCTCGACGCCGGCGAACGCGCCGACATGGAAGCCGGGATGGCCAAACTGTTCGCCTCCGAAACCGCGATGCAGATCGCCCTCGACGCGATCCGCGTCCACGGCGGCTACGGCTACTCCAAGGAATACGACGTCGAACGCTACTTCCGCGACGCCCCGCTGATGATCGTCGGCGAAGGCACCAACGAAATCCAGCGCAACGTCATTGCGGCGCAACTCATTGCCCGCAACAAGAGCTGA
- a CDS encoding acyl-CoA dehydrogenase family protein, with protein sequence MAAVTPEDFEQIRELVHDFIRTKVVPREQEIMDTDTIPDDLRKQAAEMGLFGYAIPQEWGGLGLDLTQDVELALEFGYTSLALRSMFGTNNGIAGQVLVNFGTDEQKSQWLERIASGDVVASFALTEPGAGSNPAGLRTKAVREGDDWVINGQKCFITNAPIAGLFVTFARTRSADESGTGIAVFLVPADTPGVEVGTKDKKMGQEGAWTADVTFSDVRVPNSALVGGDEETGYRAAMTSLARGRVHIAALAVGTAQRALDESVAYAATATQGGTPIGDFQLVQAMLADQQTGVLAGRALVRETARRYVSGEDRRIGPSAAKLYCTEMAAQVADLAVQVHGGSGYMREVPAERIYRDVRLLRLYEGTSEIQRLIIGGGLVRAAKRGKK encoded by the coding sequence ATGGCGGCAGTGACCCCAGAGGACTTCGAGCAGATTCGGGAGCTGGTGCACGATTTCATCCGGACCAAGGTCGTCCCGCGTGAGCAGGAGATCATGGATACCGACACGATTCCCGACGACCTGCGCAAGCAGGCGGCGGAGATGGGTCTGTTCGGGTACGCCATCCCGCAGGAGTGGGGCGGCCTGGGTCTGGACCTCACCCAGGATGTGGAGCTCGCGCTCGAGTTCGGCTACACCTCGCTCGCGCTGCGCTCGATGTTCGGTACCAACAACGGTATCGCCGGCCAGGTGCTGGTCAACTTCGGCACCGACGAGCAGAAGTCGCAGTGGCTCGAGCGCATTGCCTCCGGCGATGTCGTCGCCTCGTTCGCACTCACCGAGCCCGGCGCCGGCTCCAACCCGGCGGGCTTGCGCACCAAGGCAGTTCGCGAGGGTGACGACTGGGTGATCAACGGGCAGAAGTGCTTCATCACCAACGCCCCGATCGCCGGCCTGTTCGTGACGTTCGCACGTACCCGCTCCGCCGACGAGTCCGGCACCGGGATCGCAGTGTTCCTCGTACCTGCCGATACGCCCGGTGTCGAAGTCGGCACGAAGGACAAGAAGATGGGCCAGGAAGGCGCCTGGACCGCCGACGTCACGTTCTCCGATGTACGCGTGCCGAATTCGGCGTTGGTCGGCGGTGACGAGGAGACCGGGTACCGCGCCGCGATGACGTCGTTGGCGCGGGGACGCGTGCACATCGCCGCGCTCGCGGTCGGCACCGCCCAGCGCGCGCTCGACGAGTCGGTCGCCTACGCCGCGACGGCGACGCAGGGCGGCACGCCGATCGGCGATTTCCAGCTCGTGCAGGCGATGCTCGCCGACCAGCAGACCGGCGTGCTGGCCGGTCGCGCACTGGTTCGAGAGACCGCGCGCCGCTACGTCTCGGGCGAGGACCGCCGGATCGGACCGTCCGCTGCGAAGCTGTACTGCACCGAGATGGCCGCGCAGGTCGCCGACCTCGCCGTCCAGGTGCACGGCGGTTCCGGCTACATGCGCGAAGTGCCGGCCGAACGGATCTACCGCGACGTGCGACTGCTGCGCCTCTACGAAGGCACCAGCGAAATCCAGCGACTCATCATCGGCGGCGGACTCGTCCGAGCAGCCAAGAGGGGAAAGAAATGA
- a CDS encoding HpcH/HpaI aldolase/citrate lyase family protein: MKPYRSMLFVPGHKPSWADKALASGADAVILDLEDSVPVADKADARKTVAETIGRLGGDDVRADLWVRPNSSVTGLLGGDLEAVVQPGLVGLFLPKVFTAEEIVRIDAVVSHIESREGLTENSIGIIVSYETAVSMAHCEEIAAASPRVVSLLGATGPSADVGRELGFEFTPQGLETLYLRSRIILAARAADLHHPLAGVWQDLADRDGCRRFAEDNRGLGYRGLVCIHPSHVAIANDVFTPEPEKVAFYRRMIEAFRHAEAAGSAAVDFEGQHIDIAHVKTAEGVIALAESLESA; the protein is encoded by the coding sequence ATGAAGCCGTACCGTTCCATGCTGTTCGTCCCCGGTCACAAGCCGAGCTGGGCGGACAAGGCTCTCGCCTCCGGCGCCGACGCGGTGATCCTCGACCTCGAGGACTCGGTCCCGGTCGCCGACAAGGCCGACGCCCGCAAGACGGTCGCGGAAACGATCGGCCGGCTCGGCGGTGACGACGTGCGGGCCGACCTCTGGGTGCGCCCGAACAGCTCGGTGACCGGCCTGCTCGGTGGTGACCTCGAAGCGGTCGTGCAGCCGGGGCTGGTCGGGCTGTTCTTGCCGAAGGTCTTCACCGCCGAGGAGATCGTCCGTATCGACGCGGTCGTCTCGCACATCGAGTCGCGAGAAGGTTTGACGGAGAACTCTATCGGCATCATCGTCAGCTACGAGACGGCCGTCTCGATGGCGCACTGCGAGGAGATCGCCGCAGCGAGTCCGCGTGTCGTCAGCCTGCTCGGTGCCACCGGACCCAGCGCCGACGTCGGCCGCGAGCTCGGCTTCGAGTTCACCCCACAGGGCCTGGAGACGCTGTACCTGCGCAGCCGGATCATCCTCGCCGCACGCGCGGCCGACCTGCACCATCCACTGGCGGGTGTCTGGCAGGACCTCGCGGATCGCGACGGGTGCCGCCGCTTCGCGGAGGACAACCGCGGACTCGGCTACCGCGGGCTGGTGTGCATCCACCCCTCACACGTCGCCATCGCCAACGACGTGTTCACGCCGGAACCGGAGAAGGTGGCGTTCTACCGTCGGATGATCGAGGCATTCCGCCACGCAGAGGCAGCAGGCAGCGCCGCTGTCGACTTCGAGGGCCAACACATCGACATCGCGCACGTCAAGACTGCCGAAGGCGTTATAGCGCTGGCCGAGTCGCTCGAATCGGCGTGA
- a CDS encoding CaiB/BaiF CoA transferase family protein translates to MQHKPLTGIRILEIGGYIALPFGTSLLCALGAEVVKVERTGVGEDFRRQQNDESPYFRQYNTGKRSLSVDLKTEEGVAVVKALIPRFDVVLENLRPGKVAALGLGPDACRALRPDIVYGSVTGFGSTGPLANRPAYDTIGHAFGGLYSLFSDEGDAQLAGGLSADLVTGLSTATGVLAALVGRLETGRPQLMETSIMEAVSALTIDGITQAFELGADPSRTSRHPQAQNFCVPTASGEFLAVHLSSSQKFWQSLCRAMDRMDLTTDPRFAEYRPREANYFTLVPIVEKEFATKPKQHWERVLTEHDVPFAPVLSMTGYLDHPQVQHLRMVERQADGLALIRPPWTFDGERPDRGGRAPKVGADTRRVAREVLPSAKIDELLASGVLYADES, encoded by the coding sequence ATGCAGCACAAGCCGCTCACGGGCATCCGGATCCTGGAGATAGGTGGATACATCGCCCTCCCGTTCGGCACCTCGTTGCTCTGCGCGCTGGGGGCCGAGGTCGTCAAGGTCGAGCGGACCGGCGTCGGAGAGGATTTCCGGCGCCAGCAGAACGACGAGAGCCCGTACTTTCGTCAGTACAACACCGGAAAGCGCAGCCTCTCCGTCGATCTCAAGACCGAGGAGGGCGTCGCAGTGGTGAAGGCGCTCATCCCACGCTTCGACGTGGTTCTCGAGAACCTTCGTCCCGGTAAGGTCGCCGCGCTCGGACTCGGCCCCGACGCATGCCGCGCGTTGCGGCCCGACATCGTCTACGGTTCGGTCACCGGGTTCGGATCCACCGGACCGCTGGCGAACCGGCCCGCCTACGACACGATCGGTCACGCTTTCGGCGGGCTCTACTCGCTGTTCAGCGACGAGGGCGACGCCCAGCTCGCCGGCGGACTCAGCGCCGATCTCGTCACCGGCCTGAGCACCGCGACCGGCGTGCTGGCCGCACTCGTCGGCCGGCTCGAGACCGGCAGGCCGCAGCTGATGGAGACGTCGATCATGGAGGCAGTCAGCGCACTCACCATCGACGGCATCACCCAGGCCTTCGAGCTCGGCGCCGACCCGAGTCGCACCAGTCGCCATCCCCAGGCACAGAACTTCTGCGTGCCGACGGCTTCCGGCGAATTCCTGGCGGTGCACCTGTCGTCGTCACAGAAGTTCTGGCAGTCGCTGTGCCGGGCGATGGATCGGATGGACCTCACCACCGACCCGAGGTTCGCCGAATACCGTCCGCGCGAGGCGAACTACTTCACTCTGGTACCGATCGTGGAGAAGGAGTTCGCCACCAAGCCCAAGCAGCATTGGGAGCGAGTGCTCACCGAGCACGACGTACCGTTCGCACCGGTGCTGTCGATGACCGGCTATCTCGACCATCCGCAGGTGCAGCACCTGCGGATGGTCGAGCGGCAAGCCGACGGCCTGGCGCTGATCCGCCCGCCGTGGACGTTCGACGGCGAGCGCCCCGACCGTGGCGGGCGGGCGCCCAAGGTCGGCGCCGACACCCGCCGGGTGGCTCGTGAAGTGCTGCCGAGTGCGAAGATCGACGAGCTGCTCGCCTCCGGGGTGCTCTACGCCGACGAGTCGTGA
- a CDS encoding aldehyde dehydrogenase: MSAQTAIWQGNYDKLFIGGRWVPPATDRTFEVISPATEELLARVPEAVEADVDVAVTAAREAFDNGPWPRLALDERIAVLRTLSAELAAHETDAARLVSAEMGCPITLSTKMQAIGPRLLLDAFLDLAPTYPWRDTRRSITGQALVTREPVGVVAAVVPWNAPLLITMIKLAPALLAGCTMVLKPTPETPLDSYLLAHLLERSGLPEGVVNIVPAQREVSEYLVRHSGVDKVSFTGSTAAGRRIGALCGQDLRRCTLELGGKSAAVLLDDADLDAAVAAIRAVSLRNSGQVCSNKTRIVVARSRRDELHDRLIDLITSMPVGDPFDPATEIGPMASRNHRTRVEGYIADGKSSGASILVGGGGRPHERGWYVAPTIFADVDPNAKIAQEEIFGPVLTVHTFDTEAEAIEIANNSSYGLNGSVFAADPEHALSVARHIRTGTVEVNGNPVGFAAPIGGFKSSGIGREAGLEGFDAYIEIKSFGLPAATYAALA; encoded by the coding sequence TTGAGTGCGCAGACAGCCATCTGGCAAGGAAACTACGACAAGCTGTTCATCGGCGGCCGGTGGGTACCACCCGCGACCGACCGCACCTTCGAAGTGATCTCACCGGCCACCGAAGAACTGCTTGCGCGGGTTCCCGAAGCTGTCGAGGCCGACGTCGATGTAGCGGTGACCGCGGCACGAGAGGCATTCGACAACGGCCCTTGGCCTCGGCTCGCGCTCGACGAACGCATTGCGGTGCTGCGCACGCTCAGCGCCGAACTCGCTGCCCACGAGACCGATGCCGCCCGCCTCGTCAGCGCTGAAATGGGCTGTCCGATAACTCTTTCAACGAAAATGCAGGCTATCGGTCCGCGGCTGCTCCTGGACGCATTCCTGGACTTGGCGCCCACCTACCCGTGGCGCGACACGCGCCGATCGATCACCGGGCAGGCGCTCGTCACCCGTGAGCCGGTCGGTGTCGTCGCCGCCGTCGTGCCGTGGAACGCACCGCTGCTGATCACGATGATCAAGCTCGCGCCCGCTCTGCTCGCCGGCTGCACCATGGTCCTCAAGCCGACGCCGGAGACGCCGCTGGACTCCTACCTGCTCGCCCACCTGCTCGAAAGGTCCGGACTACCTGAGGGTGTCGTGAACATCGTACCGGCGCAGCGAGAGGTCAGCGAGTACCTCGTGCGCCACTCCGGAGTCGACAAGGTCTCCTTCACCGGATCCACCGCGGCCGGCAGACGCATCGGCGCCTTGTGCGGCCAGGATCTGCGACGCTGCACGCTCGAGCTGGGCGGCAAGTCGGCAGCAGTGCTGTTGGACGACGCCGACCTCGACGCCGCGGTGGCCGCCATCCGCGCGGTGTCGCTGCGCAACAGCGGCCAGGTCTGCAGCAACAAGACGCGGATCGTCGTGGCCCGGTCGCGTCGCGACGAACTGCACGATCGGTTGATCGACCTGATCACGTCGATGCCGGTGGGCGACCCGTTCGATCCCGCCACCGAGATCGGGCCGATGGCCAGCCGCAACCACCGCACCCGCGTCGAGGGCTACATCGCGGACGGCAAGTCGTCGGGCGCGTCGATCCTGGTCGGTGGCGGCGGACGACCGCATGAGCGGGGCTGGTACGTCGCCCCGACGATCTTTGCCGACGTGGACCCGAACGCGAAGATCGCCCAGGAGGAGATCTTCGGCCCCGTGCTCACCGTGCACACGTTCGACACCGAGGCCGAGGCGATCGAGATCGCCAACAACTCGAGCTACGGACTCAACGGCTCCGTGTTCGCGGCCGACCCGGAGCACGCGTTGTCGGTCGCGCGCCATATTCGCACGGGCACAGTAGAAGTCAACGGCAACCCGGTCGGGTTCGCCGCGCCGATCGGTGGCTTCAAGAGCAGCGGCATCGGTCGCGAGGCCGGTCTCGAAGGCTTCGACGCGTACATCGAAATCAAGTCGTTCGGCCTTCCCGCCGCCACCTACGCCGCGCTGGCCTGA
- a CDS encoding MmgE/PrpD family protein has translation MASMPPVEAAAARLVTDLTFDAIPAQALAGARRLMQDQLSLQIGCSALPWSRAVLDLTRVAHLPGTSHVTASGDAMSAGDAAFVNATFGHSFEYDDAHRASSSHPGSCVVSAALAIGEELGVGMREVITGIVAGYEVYTRIGNLAAPELLERGFHPHGLLANFGAAAVVAKMRGFDFDTTVNALAIALSHASGTTEYTSSGGSIKRVHAGIGTRNGIRSAELAAAGITGPTAFLTGRKGFYRTYIGREVADDAAVTFGLDNTFEITRVWVKPYCCCGINHAYIEGAGQLSGRAADVDSVLLGIQTGGDMVIGNQNANAWAPTKIDHLQYSLPFQFALALMGLGNGFSTHHAYLAGKLDIGQGSEVATLAQKVKIDVKPELDRAYPGRWVADITVRYADGTSETKFLDNPSGTAENPMRQQDLDAKFHDLTVSTLGTERSNALLQAITGGDLDQPAAEFAALLHVRQPKKPTTRSEQ, from the coding sequence ATGGCAAGCATGCCCCCGGTCGAGGCAGCCGCGGCTCGGCTGGTCACCGATCTCACCTTCGACGCGATTCCGGCGCAGGCCCTCGCCGGCGCTCGCCGCCTGATGCAGGATCAACTTTCGCTGCAGATCGGGTGCTCGGCCCTGCCGTGGAGCCGAGCCGTCCTCGACCTGACCCGCGTGGCACATCTTCCGGGCACGTCACACGTCACTGCCTCCGGCGATGCGATGAGCGCCGGCGACGCCGCCTTCGTCAACGCGACATTCGGTCACAGTTTCGAATACGACGACGCGCACCGTGCGAGTTCTTCGCATCCGGGTAGTTGCGTGGTCTCGGCGGCACTTGCGATCGGCGAGGAACTCGGCGTCGGCATGCGCGAGGTGATTACCGGCATCGTGGCCGGCTACGAGGTCTACACCCGGATCGGAAACCTCGCGGCTCCCGAACTGCTCGAGCGCGGATTCCATCCGCACGGACTGTTGGCGAACTTCGGTGCGGCCGCAGTCGTGGCGAAGATGCGCGGATTCGACTTCGACACGACGGTGAACGCGCTCGCCATCGCACTCAGCCACGCGTCGGGCACCACCGAATACACCTCGTCCGGTGGTTCGATCAAGCGCGTGCACGCGGGTATCGGCACCCGCAACGGGATCCGGTCCGCGGAGCTGGCTGCTGCCGGGATCACCGGGCCCACCGCCTTTCTCACGGGCCGGAAGGGCTTCTACCGCACCTATATCGGCCGGGAGGTCGCCGACGACGCGGCCGTGACCTTCGGCCTCGACAACACCTTCGAGATCACCCGCGTGTGGGTCAAACCGTACTGCTGCTGCGGCATAAACCACGCGTATATCGAAGGCGCCGGGCAGCTTTCGGGCCGCGCTGCCGACGTCGACTCGGTGCTGCTGGGAATCCAGACCGGTGGAGACATGGTGATCGGCAACCAGAACGCCAACGCCTGGGCGCCGACGAAGATCGATCACCTGCAGTACAGCTTGCCGTTCCAATTTGCCTTGGCTCTAATGGGACTCGGCAACGGATTCTCCACGCACCACGCGTATCTGGCCGGCAAGCTCGACATCGGACAGGGTAGCGAAGTGGCGACGCTCGCGCAGAAGGTCAAGATCGATGTGAAGCCGGAACTCGACCGCGCCTACCCGGGTCGCTGGGTCGCCGACATCACCGTCCGCTACGCCGACGGCACGAGCGAAACGAAGTTTCTCGACAATCCGTCCGGCACTGCGGAGAACCCGATGCGGCAGCAGGACCTTGACGCCAAGTTCCACGATCTCACCGTCTCCACGCTGGGCACCGAGCGCAGTAACGCACTGCTGCAGGCGATCACGGGCGGAGACCTCGACCAACCCGCCGCCGAGTTCGCGGCGTTGCTGCACGTTCGACAACCGAAGAAGCCCACCACGAGGAGTGAACAATGA
- a CDS encoding cupin domain-containing protein has translation MTGEHLKAEARVVLTGLDENGKSTFVSDANTTVRTAQPGFTVMELWQFDSLPANVLAPSTLGDNPVIDPPPAGLVVRLASFPPDSEYDAVAFKESLDAFGHDENDGNGSAELWHETDTIDVVTIIEGEIYAVTETGETLLKPGDTVVNRGVKHIWSNRSDKPCLLSATMMAGTR, from the coding sequence ATGACCGGAGAACACCTGAAGGCCGAGGCCCGCGTCGTGCTGACCGGACTCGACGAAAACGGCAAGTCGACATTCGTCTCGGACGCCAACACCACCGTCCGCACGGCGCAGCCGGGCTTCACCGTGATGGAGCTCTGGCAGTTCGACAGCCTGCCCGCAAACGTGCTCGCGCCGTCGACCCTCGGCGACAATCCCGTGATCGACCCGCCGCCTGCCGGCCTGGTCGTGCGGCTGGCGTCCTTCCCGCCGGACAGCGAGTACGACGCCGTCGCGTTCAAAGAATCTCTCGACGCATTCGGGCATGACGAGAACGACGGTAACGGCAGCGCCGAGCTGTGGCACGAGACCGACACGATCGACGTGGTCACCATCATCGAGGGCGAGATCTACGCCGTTACCGAGACCGGCGAGACACTGCTCAAGCCGGGCGACACCGTCGTCAACCGTGGCGTCAAGCACATCTGGAGCAATCGGTCCGACAAGCCGTGCCTACTCAGCGCCACCATGATGGCGGGGACCCGCTGA
- a CDS encoding zinc-dependent alcohol dehydrogenase family protein, with the protein MRGVVFRGNRELDVLDFPDPTPGPGEVVVEIKASGLCGSDLKFYRDPPEEALKALGFKDFASRGMTEAPKIIAGHEPCGVIAEIGPNVDPRAWQVGDRVMVFHYKGCGFCDLCRTGWTQMCVHGATIYGATAHGGHAGYMVVPAETLVVLPEEISFSAGAAIACGTGTAFGALKRADVTGRDTVAVFGLGPIGQSAVQFASAMGAQVIAIDVAADRLTRAKELGAHQVVDSSSVDPVEAIRDITGGRGATATIESSGAPAARVAGTRCLGPWGRIALVGLGGNIDLDVSPDVVIKQISIIGSYTFSNVGMGECARFVAAHGIDVDALFTDRWTVEDAAAAYTEFDKQVRGKAVIEF; encoded by the coding sequence ATGCGCGGCGTCGTCTTCCGGGGAAATCGCGAACTCGACGTGCTCGACTTCCCGGACCCCACACCCGGCCCGGGCGAGGTGGTCGTCGAGATCAAAGCGTCGGGACTGTGCGGTTCGGACCTGAAATTCTACCGCGACCCGCCCGAGGAAGCGCTGAAAGCGCTGGGGTTCAAGGACTTCGCATCCCGCGGCATGACCGAGGCGCCGAAGATCATCGCGGGTCACGAGCCCTGTGGTGTCATCGCCGAGATCGGCCCGAACGTCGATCCGCGCGCGTGGCAGGTCGGCGACCGGGTCATGGTCTTCCACTACAAGGGTTGCGGCTTCTGCGACCTGTGCCGAACCGGCTGGACGCAGATGTGCGTACACGGCGCCACGATCTACGGTGCGACCGCGCACGGCGGGCACGCGGGCTACATGGTTGTTCCGGCCGAGACGCTGGTCGTCCTGCCCGAGGAGATCAGCTTCTCCGCGGGCGCGGCGATCGCCTGCGGTACCGGCACCGCGTTCGGCGCGTTGAAGCGCGCGGACGTGACCGGTCGAGACACCGTGGCCGTGTTCGGACTCGGCCCGATCGGCCAGTCCGCGGTCCAGTTCGCCTCCGCGATGGGCGCGCAGGTGATCGCAATCGACGTCGCCGCCGACCGCCTCACCCGGGCAAAGGAGTTGGGCGCACACCAGGTGGTCGATTCCAGCTCCGTCGACCCGGTCGAGGCCATCCGGGACATCACCGGCGGCCGAGGCGCCACGGCAACCATCGAGAGCTCGGGGGCCCCGGCGGCCCGCGTCGCAGGCACTCGTTGCCTGGGGCCGTGGGGTCGGATCGCCCTCGTCGGCCTCGGCGGGAACATCGACCTGGACGTGTCACCGGACGTGGTGATCAAACAGATCTCGATCATCGGCTCCTACACCTTCTCCAACGTCGGAATGGGGGAGTGTGCCCGTTTCGTGGCCGCACACGGGATCGATGTGGACGCACTGTTCACCGACCGATGGACGGTCGAGGACGCTGCGGCCGCCTACACCGAGTTCGACAAGCAGGTTCGGGGTAAGGCCGTCATCGAGTTCTGA
- a CDS encoding DUF2255 family protein, whose amino-acid sequence MAWTSEELDRIGRVSEVHITTYRSDGTLRRWIPVWVVRVADDLYIRSAFGSAGGWYRSATRDNVARIRAGDVETDVQLRPTSDASINSGVDAAYRTKYRGHGTALDTMVAPAAAETTLQLVSAG is encoded by the coding sequence ATGGCATGGACAAGCGAGGAACTCGATCGAATCGGCCGGGTTTCGGAGGTGCACATCACGACCTACCGCAGCGACGGCACACTGCGCCGATGGATCCCCGTCTGGGTGGTCCGAGTGGCGGACGATCTCTACATCCGGTCCGCGTTCGGAAGCGCCGGCGGCTGGTACCGCTCCGCCACCAGAGACAATGTTGCACGTATCCGCGCCGGGGACGTCGAGACCGATGTGCAGCTGCGCCCGACGAGCGATGCGAGCATCAACAGCGGTGTCGACGCGGCCTACCGGACCAAATACCGGGGGCATGGCACCGCGCTCGACACGATGGTCGCGCCGGCGGCGGCGGAGACGACGTTGCAGCTCGTCTCCGCCGGCTGA